A window of Procambarus clarkii isolate CNS0578487 chromosome 9, FALCON_Pclarkii_2.0, whole genome shotgun sequence contains these coding sequences:
- the LOC123766250 gene encoding 2',3'-cyclic-nucleotide 3'-phosphodiesterase isoform X2, whose amino-acid sequence MGKACSKVWNCCKQECPHAGVQPSNEDYGDNVVDSSSSSAALLDASHGPQDVSDGLSNVRRVAPCDTSTISQSREQLDNEDYLRFPILLDKKTIEYAEKSKVMIILKGLPGSGKSHIARRIQKVFSDCVVCSADSYFMNDGVYKFDRDRLKDAHRSCQEKACDAAQRGSHVIVIDNTNVKTWESKYYLDLTKKYNYTPLILEAQTPWAMDPKELAQKNSHGVPEEVLVQKVKDYEPVLPLYYWWFLNEADCRKVSLIAREWLEKALQVPSFFQDFSETTKLLTLKDMIEDLRYRLWSAFTSKTSSSARSCLTPQMI is encoded by the exons ATGGGTAAAGCTTGCAGCAAAGTTTGGAACTGCTGCAAGCAAGAATGTCCACATGCTGGTGTGCAGCCAAGTAATGAAGATTATGGGGACAATGTAGTGGATTCCAGCTCATCCAGTGCTGCGTTGCTAGATGCCTCACATGGTCCCCAAGACGTTTCTGATGGCCTCAGTAATGTTAGAAGAGTGGCTCCTTGTGATACTTCAACTATCTCCCAGTCAAGAGAACAGCTAGACAATGAAGACTACCTGAGGTTTCCTATTTTACTTGACAAGAAAACCATTGAATATGCAGAAAAGAGTAAG GTAATGATTATCTTGAAGGGATTGCCAGGATCGGGCAAGTCGCATATTGCCAGAAGAATTCAAAAAGTTTTCTCAGACTGTGTGGTGTGCTCGGCAGACTCGTACTTTATGAATGATGGAGT GTACAAGTTTGACCGAGACAGACTCAAGGATGCTCACAGGTCGTGCCAGGAGAAAGCTTGTGATGCTGCACAACGTGGCTCTCATGTTATTGTTATTgataatacaaatgttaaaacttGGGAAAGCAAATACTATCTGGATTTGACAAAGAAATATAATTACACTCCTCTTATCTTAGAGGCTCAAACGCCTTGGGCCATGGATCCGAAAGAACTGGCTCAAAAAAATAGCCATGGAGTTCCTGAGGAGGTATTAGTACAGAAG GTTAAAGACTACGAGCCAGTTTTACCATTATACTACTGGTGGTTCTTGAATGAAGCTGATTGCAGAAAGGTGTCCTTGATTGCAAGGGAATGGTTGGAAAAGGCCCTTCAAGTTCCGAGCTTTTTCCAAGACTTCTCGGAAACCACTAAGCTCTTGACACTGAAAG